The region CTCAATTTTGAAAACgcaaatttcaaaattgaatggaaacccaattttcattccactaCAAATCAATTCAAAACCCAATTTTGCTATGCTCAACTTCGATCCTTCACTTTTCCCTTTGAATTGATTTTTTGGACTATAGAGCATGGAAAAATTGAAAGATCGAAGAAGTTGGAACAGTTGAAAGAGATCATTGGTGAAGATAAAgggaaataaaaaatcaaagatTGTTTAGTGCTCAAGATAAATAGAAAAGTTAATTTCTTTGGCCAAGTCTTTTAATGGTAATTTTTGGTGTGGTGGGTGGTGGAAGAAGATAGattaggaaaagaaacaaaaagaagatgaaaacaaaaaaaaaattaaaaaatatttaagtggTAAAATACACATGTAAGGCGTGTGTATTTCGCGACTCAAATACAGATCTGGCGGTAGCGTTTCAGGGGGATAATAATTCCGTTTAAAAAATAGTCAAGGGGTAATAAGTCACCCGTAAAGATTgagtgcgtcataattaatctgaCTAAACGTTGAGGGGGCATTTTaggattttctcaaaaaataacATGTGATTGCATTTCTTTTCGGAAGAGAAAATTTGTAattgattatgatgttagtGCTGCAGTCAATTCTTCTACAAATTGAACAATATTGCTAGGAATTCCAACAAGTTGCGACCATTCCACATTCTATCCTGTTAAGTCTTGACCTCAGAAAATCTCAAAGgaccaaggaaaaaaaaagtgaagaatcGTATTTTCTCCATTTCAAGTTGAAAAGCTTTTAAAATATAGTACTAACAATTTTGAGGACTTCTTTTGTGAAGATTATTCTCAAAAGCTGCAATTAATAATGAAGCCAAAATGACAACTCAAATTTCTTGAATAAATTAAGTACATACTATAACAAATAAAAGGTACATCAATACACACCATTAACAATGAACTGTGATTTTTTAATAAATCTGATATTCGAAATCCTCTAGCTCTGCTAATCCAAATTTCTATCGTAAAAGTGTACAATGGGAGTTTTTTTAGTGCTCCATACCAAAGAGAACTTCATTCCTATAACGAGAACAAAAAATCAAGTTTGGAAAAACCTTTAccattccaccaaaaccctGATATATGATAGTTGTATAATcctaatatttcaaatttaaattttatattcttGTAAGTTATACTATGGTTTAGATAAAAAGGATGTTAAACAGATATAAATTTTTCAAGGTAGAAATTAATGATAGATTATTACCGAGTCCAAGGGTGGAAAAAACTTTACCATCCCACCACAACCCTGATATACTTGTCTCTTGTAATTTCTAGTTTTTTTCACCTCTATTTCTACTTGGATTATTTGAActcaaatttcttcaaattaacaaacaaaaaaatatacatcaaCACACACATCACTAACAATGTGTTATTTGCCATGGAATTCACTGACTCAACTAATTAGGATTTCTTGAAAGCCTATTATGGAGGTTTTAGTACTCcctaccaaaaataaaaaatcatttcaAAACTGGCCGGTCCCCCAAACCTCAATTTAACAGCGGAGGAACCTTTACAACTCCACCACAACCTTGATAGATGGTGGTTGTGATTTTCACCACAACCTTGATAGATGGTGGTTGTGATTTTTCTTTGTCTCTTGTAATTcctatgtttttcttttaattttaaattttaatttggatTATCTCAATTCTTTCCTCAAAGTCCTATACGAGTATCCGTGTAAATAGTAGCAGACTTTAGTTGATTCTTATGCATGTGACCAAGTCTCTTTTCTCTTGCACTTCCTTTGTCATCTTGATCACTTATTATGTGATCCTTATTTTCTTTCTCAACTTTTTCTTCGGTCCCCTTTGTCTTCAAACCACAACTATCCAATCCACTCTGACATTCAAATGAGGGAACCACATAAACAAATGGGCCAATTGGTATATCTTTTAAGTCCAAGATAGGTTCCAAGATCTTGACCACATTGCTCATGGTAGGTCTAGATTTAGGCTTCTGGCTCAAGCATTTATAAGCCAATGCAGCCACCTTTTTGGCTCCTTCGGTTGAGTACTGGCCTTCAAGTCGCGGGTCCATTATCCCGTCGAGCTTGTGTGAATCCCGGAGGAGGGGCCTGGCCCATTTCACCAAGTTTTTCTCCCTACAAGGACGATTCTTGTCAATGGCTTGTCGTCCTGTTAGTAGTTCTAACAAGACAACTCCAAAACTGTAGACATCGCTCCTAGTAGTCAAATAACCtgttaaaaggaaaagaagaagttaataCTGTGTCAGTTCCACACCTAAAGTTTCATGAATATTTTATACTTCTTTCGGTCACAAGTATTCCTCATTTCGAtaaattaattttgtataaCAAATAGTTAatgttttagaaaaataagaagCATCTACtaccttctttttttaaaaaaaaatcatccttACTAGTAAAACTAAAGGAATGTTAATCAATCAAGACattaaaatagaaataaagtATATTTTAGACGAATGTTCTCAAGATTAATTAATGCAGGGTACTgtacaaaaattttaaaatatggcGGATCAGATAAACACTATTAGATGCTAACTGTTACTTTTTATCCAAGCACTACGTGTTTTATAGGAGACTAGTTGTATCATAAAAGCAGATTGATTGATCAGCCTTTTGTAATTAAAAAGGAGCAACTTTAGATTAAAGGCAGATGAGCACCCATAAAAATCCTGAGTTCGTTATTACCTTAGAAGACAATTTATTTATAGGAAACTAGTattaatacaaaaataaattgaCTGAGCActtttttatgattaaaaatTCAGGGTCCGCCGCTACCTTAAAAGACGTATTTATATAGACCTGAGTATGAATAAATTTACCTCTCATCATGTACTCAGGAGCAGCATAGCCATATGTACCCATAACAGGAGTTGTGACATGTGAATCACTACCTTCCGGACCATCCTTTGCTAGTCCAAAATCAGAAAGCTTAGCCGTATAATCctgatatttaaaatttaaattttatattcttGTAAGTTATACTGTGGTTTAGTTAAAAAGGATGTTAAACAGATAGTAAATTTTCCAAGGTAGAAATTAATGATAGATTATTACCGAGTCCAAGAGGATATTAGAAGTCTTAAAGTCTCGGTAGATTACTGGTTTTTCTTCCCCATGCAGAAAAGCTAGCCCCTTTGCAGCATCAACTGCAATTTTCATTCTGGTCAGCCATGGCAAGCTACTCGAACATCCTGCGTtcgtcacaaaaaaaaaaaaaaaggatgtaCGTTAGACGTTCAGCTTAAAAGGGCCAAGTTTCTTGTTtggtcaactattggtcaagtGTCCACGTCAAGTATTAGCAGTGCAGGTGGAAAATGGACGGGTTGTCTCAAATTTGAGCCGGTCAAAACGAATCACGAGTCAACTCGCTCAAGTTTATTTAGCTCAAAATGGATAGGGTCAAATAATAAATCACAATTCAACCTGCACAATATGACCCAAGCTCTTCTCCTTTTCTCCTTTTgctttttgaaaaagaagaaaaagtgaaaGTTAATGTATTTTtacttaaattattaattaactttttaatttaCATAATTTTCTATCTCCAAATTTGATGGGAAAAGTGAACAAAGAGCCATTTTTAGGATCTCTATTTAAAGAATAGCTGAAATTTACTAtaaagtttttaaaagtttagcCACCTCAAAATCTACTTCAAACATACGGATCTGAAGTTGAAATCGCAtgtttaaagttttcaaattcaaatcGCCGGGTATGAAGTTCAAATTCAAACCTCTGACAGCGTAACTTTAGACGTGAAGGTCTGAATTTGAACTTTGGTTTTTGGACAAGTTATTAGAAAATGGGTAAAATTCCCtcatataattataatataaaaatataatctaTTGGCAGTAAATTAAGCTTTTAATGGAGAATAAATTA is a window of Lycium ferocissimum isolate CSIRO_LF1 chromosome 12, AGI_CSIRO_Lferr_CH_V1, whole genome shotgun sequence DNA encoding:
- the LOC132040831 gene encoding serine/threonine-protein kinase RIPK-like, which gives rise to MAFKRFLKATLPNCFKVKIVHAIDPSENNKKTVSIKHGTNCGHSRLALSDISDPESSFSMSDLSSNAIIGSNLHIFTHAQLKVITSNFSSYNFLGEGGFGPVYKGFIDDKIEPGLEAQPVAVKLLDLEGDQGHMEWLTEVVLLGQLRHPNLVKLIGHCWEDEQRLLVYEYMARGNLENQLFRRCSSSLPWLTRMKIAVDAAKGLAFLHGEEKPVIYRDFKTSNILLDSDYTAKLSDFGLAKDGPEGSDSHVTTPVMGTYGYAAPEYMMRGYLTTRSDVYSFGVVLLELLTGRQAIDKNRPCREKNLVKWARPLLRDSHKLDGIMDPRLEGQYSTEGAKKVAALAYKCLSQKPKSRPTMSNVVKILEPILDLKDIPIGPFVYVVPSFECQSGLDSCGLKTKGTEEKVEKENKDHIISDQDDKGSAREKRLGHMHKNQLKSATIYTDTRIGL